A single Carnobacterium inhibens subsp. inhibens DSM 13024 DNA region contains:
- a CDS encoding DUF1189 family protein, with the protein MKTDAFPLNYFKSIWSPTKSFKNRHQLNWFHIFIVLLFVNSLLMIPVSLNYMEMDTYPVEGTLPNSFGLIDETDVLNLQEGTYENGTLDLPSSFVRTSDKGTVAGLLSDTEMEQALDAENALVFQKDAMIIKEGDQTVSTVPYTKDFDLSKVTNVNGVKESLSRQWFIKNRGYVVATLMFLVFSITFVSTIFLTFGSAVFLYLTKKSDYSSIKTYKESVNFISNCMGLPTLIALIIGLIQFDIVVMLMIQSVGLVVMLLLAFYQTRYNDEAKKFKVKKSLGVRVHD; encoded by the coding sequence ATGAAAACAGATGCATTTCCGTTAAATTATTTTAAAAGTATTTGGTCGCCAACAAAAAGTTTCAAAAATCGTCATCAATTAAACTGGTTTCATATTTTTATTGTTTTGCTATTTGTTAACAGTTTATTGATGATACCCGTGTCATTAAATTACATGGAAATGGATACTTACCCTGTAGAAGGAACGTTGCCAAACTCGTTTGGTTTAATTGATGAGACTGACGTATTAAATCTGCAAGAAGGCACATACGAGAACGGTACGTTAGATTTACCGTCTTCGTTTGTCCGTACTTCTGATAAAGGAACGGTTGCTGGCTTGTTGTCAGATACAGAGATGGAACAAGCATTGGATGCGGAAAACGCACTGGTTTTCCAAAAAGATGCAATGATCATTAAAGAAGGCGATCAAACAGTAAGCACTGTTCCTTACACGAAAGATTTTGATTTATCAAAAGTAACTAACGTCAATGGTGTAAAAGAATCTCTTTCAAGACAATGGTTTATAAAAAATAGAGGATATGTAGTTGCTACGTTGATGTTTTTAGTATTCAGCATTACATTTGTTAGTACAATCTTTCTAACTTTTGGATCTGCTGTCTTCCTCTATTTAACAAAAAAAAGTGACTATTCTTCTATTAAAACATACAAAGAATCAGTTAACTTTATATCGAATTGTATGGGACTACCAACTTTAATCGCTTTAATCATTGGGTTGATTCAATTCGATATTGTTGTGATGCTGATGATCCAATCAGTAGGATTAGTAGTCATGTTATTGCTTGCCTTCTATCAAACAAGGTACAACGATGAAGCAAAAAAGTTTAAAGTAAAAAAGTCACTGGGGGTAAGGGTACATGATTAA
- a CDS encoding sugar ABC transporter permease, with translation MGKFVKSQKTSRFFSQFFTYVYMILLSIIIIYPLLITASSAFKSGNITAFSLDLNAEWTLANFTRLFQETLYGTWYKNTLIVAVATMVIQVGIVTIAGYAYSRYNFMGRKKSLMFFLVIQMVPTMAALTAFYVMALLLGALDQFWFLTMLYIGGGIPMNTWLMKGYFDTVPKDLDESAKLDGAGHFRIFWQIVLPLVRPMIAVQALWAFMTPFGDYMLARFLLRSPEKITVAVGLQTFISNPQDQKVALFAAGAILIAVPISILFFLLQKNFVSGLTTGGTKG, from the coding sequence ATGGGGAAATTTGTTAAATCACAAAAAACTTCTCGTTTCTTTAGTCAATTCTTTACGTATGTCTACATGATCTTATTGTCGATCATCATTATTTATCCATTGCTGATCACAGCTAGTTCAGCCTTTAAATCAGGGAACATAACGGCCTTTTCTTTAGACTTAAATGCGGAATGGACGTTAGCAAACTTTACTCGTTTATTTCAAGAGACACTTTACGGCACTTGGTATAAAAATACTTTAATTGTCGCTGTAGCTACAATGGTGATCCAAGTAGGCATTGTTACAATCGCTGGATATGCTTATAGCCGTTACAATTTTATGGGACGAAAGAAAAGTTTGATGTTTTTCTTAGTTATCCAAATGGTTCCTACTATGGCAGCTTTAACAGCATTTTATGTTATGGCCTTATTATTAGGCGCTTTAGACCAATTTTGGTTCTTGACCATGTTATATATTGGTGGTGGAATTCCAATGAACACTTGGTTAATGAAAGGATATTTTGATACAGTACCAAAAGATTTGGATGAATCAGCTAAACTAGATGGAGCAGGACATTTTAGAATTTTCTGGCAAATCGTTCTTCCACTTGTCAGACCTATGATTGCGGTTCAAGCACTATGGGCATTTATGACACCATTTGGTGATTACATGCTAGCTAGATTCTTATTAAGAAGCCCTGAAAAAATTACGGTTGCTGTAGGGTTGCAAACATTTATCAGCAATCCGCAAGACCAAAAAGTTGCTTTATTCGCAGCAGGCGCAATCTTGATTGCAGTTCCAATTTCAATCTTATTCTTCTTGTTGCAAAAGAATTTTGTCTCTGGCTTAACCACTGGAGGAACAAAAGGATAA